A region from the Lolium perenne isolate Kyuss_39 chromosome 4, Kyuss_2.0, whole genome shotgun sequence genome encodes:
- the LOC127347548 gene encoding uncharacterized protein: MAENDEAENTTGKEATDSKLTGFVSGKELGEMAENNEAENTTGKEATDSILTDILTYKETSQQTPAAPDEQLLAEMCGTKGPESTGYNVTMPIQIEKPIRRHNKPKKAHDYVVAPEGTEQFLLCPAFAKFTFSIN, encoded by the exons ATGGCTGAGAACGATGAGGCCGAAAATACAACTGGTAAAGAGGCTACAGATTCCAAACTGACAGGT TTTGTGAGCGGCAAAGAATTGGGAGAAATGGCTGAGAACAATGAAGCAGAAAATACAACTGGTAAAGAGGCTACAGATTCCATACTGACAGAT ATATTAACCTACAAAGAAACAAGTCAACAAACGCCGGCAGCTCCGGATGAGCAATTATTAGCAGAAATGTGTGGCACCAAAGGGCCAGAAAGTACAGGGTATAATGTGACAATGCCCATTCAAATAGAGAAACCTATCCGACGGCATAACAAGCCTAAAAAGGCACATGACTACGTGGTAGCTCCAGAAGGCACGGAACAATTCCTTTTATGCCCTGCTTTTGCTAAATTTACTTTCTCCATTAATTAA